Part of the Engystomops pustulosus chromosome 4, aEngPut4.maternal, whole genome shotgun sequence genome is shown below.
ATCTGAATAATTACAGGCGAAATATACTAGTCTTTTAGATTACATAAATCAAAAAGATAAAAATTATTAGGATTGAGAAAGGCATATGAGCCAAAATATAGCGTTTGGAATAAATACCAAGTGTTTTGCTGTTTATTTGAGCTTTCGAGTGCTGCTTACTTTTTCATTTGATATTTTGGAGAGACCCTCTTGCCCGGCTTCATATCATTGTGTACCCATTTGTACTTGATTTACTTTATCTATGCTGCTTAAAATTGTccatatagagtatatatatatatatatatatatatatatatatatatatatatatatacatatatatacatatatgtatatatatatatatatatatatatatatacgtatatatatatatgtatatgtgttcaAGGTGATATAAATACTCCAACCCATTTACTGTCAACCTAATTTTGTTCAACTTCTCCCCTGAAAattcattataataaataatcaaATACAGCAGTCccggttacatacaggataggttctgtaggtttgttcttaagttgaatttgtacgtaagtcgaaactgtatattttataattgtaaccctggccaaattttttttgttttttttggttttttgacaattgaattttaaaactttggggttgtcataagaaccaataaatcttaattgcagacacatttgataattattacagctaatcattgtagcCAGAGActtaagtacaggaaattaccaacatccagagggccatttgtaactaggggtcgcctgtaagttgggGTTTTTTTAAGTAGGAAACTGCCTGTAATAATAAACTAATAATCATCATTCCTAATTTTATTTCTCAtatgatatttatttttaaagaccAATCaactatttatacatatatatttataagagtatttatatgtgtatgtatcaataaagataatatataataaatatattacgGCAAAAGTACTTGACACTGATCCATAAACTTTGGAAATGGCCCAAAGAAAGGGTTATACAAAGGTTTTCTATTGTCCTACTCCTGTGCATGTTTCCTCAGCATGTAGCAGGAACTAGCAGCTCCTTGTATTCCCAGAGCTGCTAAGGGTATTCATCTCTTTGATCTCCCTTGGGAGTCAAAATCCAAGCTGAAACCAATGTCTTCTTCAGCTGTCTTACACACAGATTCTTCCTGCGGCCTTAGTAGGTACTAATTTGTTTGCTTAAGTGTGCAGGGTTCCCAGAACCCAAAACGAGCAAACTCCTCACACTTTGGACGCGAGAAGTACGCACAGCACAGGGCTACTGAATTTTAACTTCCGCCATGCATGAAAGAGTTAATGGATTACAGGTCAAATATAGAAGTGTGAATGCTTTACACACAATAGCAGGGATGATACGAGTAAGAAAAGCAATAAAGGTTCCAGTATCTGAACCATACGTATCATAACTCAGTGTGCAAATCACATATCCAAATACTAAGATTTATTATCTAGTGTTTTTTAAAGTAATAGTCCTAGGTTACAGAAAAATACTTCTAACTGTTTTTGTTGTGCTAGAAACTACATGTGTCCCATTCACTTGAGTGAGGCTTAGCTGTAGTACCAGACCCAGCCATGGATAGAAGTGGCACTGTTtgtgaaaaaattaaaacaaattaaCTTATACCCTCAAAAGCCCATTTAGGCctagacatttttttaatttctttttatacAAATATTATATCTGAGTCTATGTTATAGATTTCTCCATAAAAggttagggggtcatttatcctatttctcccttctcttctctttattttttgcacctcaatTGTATTTGTCATTTTGGCTATTTGTTAAATGTAGGATTTTTTTGAGTCTTATTAGACGCAAATTTTAAAAGAGGTGCAATGttgttgcgcaaatcataccattgcctttcctaagcatggtctacACTTCcatgttattgtgcaattatttgtgCCCATATAGGCaccaatcaatgttaaataaggcgcaaGCATCTGGTAGCAggaaaaatacaaagacaaattaggcacaaACTAGGATTACTGATACATGGCAAACTCCGgcaaactgctggaaaaaggcgcaaaaaattgcGCAAATACCCCAGTGTGTCCAAAAAGTCACTAGAATATAACCAAAAAGGCGCATTAGACTaatataaatctgcccctatatgtacagGTTTTGACTCCATACACGAGTGTATCCTGTTATGAATAGGAACATGGCATTGTTCCTTTGTTAGCAGGTCAGTTCATTATGACAAGATACATGAGTCTTGTCCAGACCTTGTTTGGGTGCACTGTGATCCCATTTTCAGCACTTCAATCCCCAAATCCCAGAGGTACAGATTCTTTGCTGCCCCATTAACTGACCTTGTAGTTGGTGTTTTCTTTTGCCCCATTTAGTTCCACTTGCCAATTGCTTTAGTTTTGCTTAATTTGTTTGGAGATCGATTTACAAAAGAAAAGTGTAGTCCCTCAGGGATAGTCTCCACACATAAACCATTGATGCTGAGTAGAGACAGAAATGTTCTGCCTCGCTCacaatttaaaatataaaataataaccaCTGATATTTCCATAACAACATACAAGATCCTGAGTCGATATATATGGATAAAGAAAACATTAACAAGCACCGACTCTGAAAAGTGCACCTATTGTAATACAACCGCTATGAGATACACATATGTTTATATCATTACCATTACCTTAGCTACAAAGACAGAATATTGCCGTTTTGTGCTGGGGCAGGTCAAAATACTAGCCATGTTAAAAGCACAATGAACACAAATAATACATACCTGTACTTTTTATATATAGATACCAAGTGCAGACATATATTAACAATTGATTAATATCTATTAAAAAATAACTAGTAGTTTTGTTGTTTCTCTAACATTTCATCAAAAACATAAAAGATAAGCAATGATGGTATAGGCAATATTTATTAAACATTTATTAAATATCGACAGCCCTAGCTGTTATAGAGAGCGTGACAAAAAGGTCACTAAATACCAATATATATGACCAAACAGCCGTGCTCTGAACCGTGACTGAATATGTATCGCTATAAAGAATTAGGTTTAGTTTAAGTTGCAAGATATTTATGAACTCCCAACAAAACAACAGCATAAATATGATAATAGACATAAGAAACGCAGAATTACATGAGACATAtgttattaaaatattaatatacaacccagatatatttatttttaatggtGTACAATTGTTTAAATATTGCCACAGTCTTAATATAATGATATACAATTATATTTGAAGTTGAAAAAATCAAACTAACATTTTTAATAATACAATAATTATGTTAACAGTAAGTTGATTTCCTATAAAGAAACAGTTAAAAACCAAATTGCAATTTTCgtccaaattattttttataatgcTGCATTCTGTAAAAATATAATTGCAACATCATTGTAGGATTACAATTTGCATGCACATTTTACATGTTTATATGTATACAGATTCattgtatatatttaatataagtACAGTATTACAATACAGTTTAAAATGAATAGCTAAACATTCATAGAATATCTTGCAAAATAATATTCTACAATCATATGGGTTATACGCCTATATACATCAAATTATAGAACAGAACTGAAAGATGAATGTTACAAGACAAGCAGATgctaagtaaaaaaaatacaacctGACTGAACTCTTGATATTGAAGGTACAGCACATGTTGCATTGTTAACATTTCATTTAGATTTTCACCCCATTTCTAGTGTTTCTCATACAAGAAAATATTTTTCAACATCAAACGATTGCAAATTGACTTCATCATCTTCTTTCTAAAAAGACATTACACATGAAATTCATTATGCAAAGATACTGTTTGCCTTCCATTTTAAATGGCCAAACATTAAAGCTTTATACGTGAGAACACCATGCAGAAAAGTGTGCCCACTGAATTACTAACATCCTCTTTACCTTCCTCCTTCCTGAACCAAATGTGCCCGCCAGCTCAATGTGACCCAAGTGTTGTTGCACCTTGGCAAAAGCCTGCTAATGGCTTCATTACCACTTTAATTACCCCTAACAGCTACAGTGATGTGCTGCAGCTTTTGGGAGACTTGTCATTGAGTTGTGTGAACTGGCTAAGTGAACCAGGGGTGGAGATTCACGAAGCAGCTGGGACCCATCTGGAACTGTGCAAAGACGCAGCTACCGGCTACTGTTATGACACCAAACACCCTGATTTTATTGATggatcaatagatagatagatagatagatagatagaatacatCATAACAAATGTACACATCATCCTATATTCCTGCTGTTTAAACACTTATAAGTTTGCCagcataaaatgtattatttcacCACTTCTCCCTCAAAGGCACCTTAAGGAGTCTGCTCAGTCTGTTTGCATCAGTACCTTCTTGATATATTTAACAATAAGCACAAAATTGCACAAATTTGCTTTACAATCATATAGTCTGCTCAGCATATTTTAATATATAACacaatacaatattttttttgaaaaaaaaaaagttgacaaAATTTATGCCCGAAGTAAAATGAACTTAAATATTAATCTTTTAAGAGTTCACCGTCTGACAAATTAAAGAGCGTATTTTTAAGAGAATAAAATTGTGCACTCTGAAGGCCACCAAATAATATGTTCCCTTGCACATATAAAATAACCTAAAACAAACAGTGATGTGTCAAAAAGCTAATAAACTGAAACCAGACTTTGGAGAGGGAGGGTCTTCCTAGACAGCCCCAGCAGGGGGATGTTTTGGGATATGCTAATGGAAATTAGTCTCAGTAGACCAACCTCCCTTCAAGGTGATATATATAAAGCTGGTGCTTCAATGCAGAGACACTGAGCCTAGGCTTCCTAATTATTGAAGAGGTTAGCCTAAGACATTCTATAGGCATCTCTTGAGCCTATATCGCTTCATCCTAAGCCTGCATCATCTTTCATTTGTTCATACAATGGAAATGGTAGACAGTTGCCATTTTTCCCCATCAGAATTCTTCTATGACAGTTCCTGCATCCCTTCTCCAGAGGAGGAATTTACAGATGACTTTGAGCATGggatgtctgtctttggagcacACAAAAAAGCCTTCCAGGAATCAGATGAAGAAGAGCACGTAAGAGCACCTAACGGTCATCACCAGGCTGGCCACTGTCTCATGTGGGCATGCAAAGCCTGCAAAAGAAAGTCCTCTACAATGGACAGAAGAAAGGCAGCCACTATGAGggaaaggaggaggctgaagAAAGTCAACCaggcatttgaaactttgaagagATGTACCACTACGAACCCCAACCAACGGCTGCCCAAAGTGGAAATCTTAAGAAATGCAATCAAGTACATTGAGAGCCTCCAAGACTTGCTAAGAGAACAAGTAGAGAGTTACTATAGTCTCCCAGGACAAAGTTGCTCTGAACCAAACAGCCCAGTGTCTAGCTGCTCAGATGGCATGGTAAGTGTACAGCTTGCATTGTACTAGCATTGTATGATGAGTTAGGGCATTTGTTAACAGCAGATGTTATTGTAGACCTGTAGTGTAGATCACAGAGACACTATGTGATATGTAGAAAGAAGGCTAATGAGCAGAATATTCCCATGTGAGTTTACATTTGCAGGCAGTATAGAGTTTCCTACTTGTTTATATCTATGACACTGTGGGAAGCTTTGGAAAAAGAGCTCCAGTTAAATTAGTAGAGCTTCCCCCGGCCCCAATCCATTCTTCATGCTTAACATGTTACACATTTTTGTGAGATTGCAATTTAGGCATGCTGCTCATTTTACAAGAAACCTCTGAATTAGCAGCAGTTGATGTCATAAAAGAACATGGGAGATTTCTCCCAAATCTCTAGCTTAAGGTATTAAACACAGAGGGCTCCCTAATGCAATGTACAGATTTATACTTATTATGACCTCAAACTTTGCTCTTGTGAtttactttttatgtatttttctatTTCTAGGTGGAATGTAGCAGTCCACAATGGTCCAGGAGAAACAACAGCTTTGATAATACCTTCTGCTCTGACTTACCAACATGTAAGTATTGTGCTTCACCTTTTCATGACACTTTGGTTATCAttttgtgtgaatatagctttCCAACTTATATTAAGTAACATCATTACCTGCATATCTTTGAAAAAACAGTGCAATATTGTCTTCATTTGTGCTAAGtgacaaacccagctctgctacacctgacaaactGAACATCTGTAGTTATATGTCAGGCTTAAGCAATCTACAAATCTCCATCTGTTGTAGATTTGTAAGTACCAACATAGTGTATGGCCATGTAGAGCTCAGAATTCCTGCGCTATGGAACCACTTTGTAGTTATACTTAAGATTATAGGCTAAAACAAAATTATCCCCTCTGATAATAACAATCCCCCAAGTACCTGCATCACTAATTGTATCTGATTTGTTTTCCTCAGCTTTTCCAGCAAACAAACTCACAGCACTCTCCAGCCTTGACTGCCTGTCTAATATAGTGGACCGAATCACCTCTGCTGAGCAATGTGTTCTTCCTCTGCAAGACTCCATCTCCTCATCTCCCTCAAACAGCACTGACTCTATATCCAGTACCCCAGACACCCCTGATTCCCGGCCTGTTTACCACGTGCTCTAATTTCAGCGTCTACAATGATCTAGGCCACGTGCTTGAAACTCAGACATTTCTTTAAATCAGAGGATAACGATCCCTACTTATAAGGAGCAATGcattgtacatgtgtatatagaaaGGACACCATTTTCAGGCCTAAATTATATTTCTACTTGGCTACATATCTTATTTAACTGAACTTTACTGATCATTTCTGTGGCAATTAATattcaaaaaaatatttgttttttttatacaacaCCAAAAATGTAATGTTAAAAAGTGTTGGAAATCTTGTTTGTTTTAAGACTTATAAATGGCATATAGCACACTTTGTCATTTAGACTGTGTTTCCATGTACAAGAGATGTGTGCTTTCCACAAATCTTGAAAGTTGTCTTGTGTTTTGTATAAATATTTTGAATGATGATAATTGTTGATGATATTTGTAATAAGTAATATAAcatttatagaaataaaatgtCTCTTATTGTAAACCAGGGCCCATGGTTTTCATACATGATTCAATCATACCAATGAACCTCAGGCCCAGGCTCCGACATAATAATTGGCTCCATAGGTCACATAAGAGTTGATCACTTACCACATTCAGTTGAGTTGATTTAGTTATATCTTATAGTCTTAGGCCTTAATCATGATATGTCCTGTGTGTGATACTATACGGAACAAACTTTAAATTAAATGAAAAGTGGAAAGCAGCATGAGATGTATGGTTGGCAGTAGAACCTTCAATATAATTTCTTTAGATGGACTTTGGTCTGACACCAAGGACACCCCTTTCATAACCATGGTTTCAAAATCAAATCAAGCTACTTAAAATCAacagtccttaaaggaaatctaccatcaaaatccattatgataaaccaggtacatctactcatagatccaggcactgtgactgtggtaatcttctaatttgTTTTATCCATGACATCCTTCCttcaaaaaacaacttttaaaattatgctaatgtggggCGTTACATGAGCACTTTagttctgcagattcacagtctgttacaatgaacagaacatgtctcacccaaccccctgctctctccctcctccctctgcctctgtaatctagcagcagtaggaagtgcagggggagtggAAACCtgatctgctcattgtaatagcctgtgggaatacagcactgaggggttctggaaacacccacaagagcccttcaggctcattagaataattctaaaaattgattttagagggaagaagggcatggataacatatataaaaagattaccactgtcacagtgcctgggtctatgagtaagtgtccctggtaaatcatgcttgattttgatttcctttaagaatctcAAATATGATTATATTATACATGCATTTAGTACTTATAGTATAAGACTTTCCTTAATATTGTTTCTAGACAGTGCAGAAGGCGAGCTCCTGACTAAGGAGCCTAAGGGGGCCATATGGTGTCTTCCCCATATGAGAAAAACAGGACTATCAAAGATGAATCAGACCTTGCATTAAGGCAGGTCTTGTGTGAGTTGACTATATCAAAGTGCCCAGCACTTGGTCTTCATTTAGGAGTAATTTATAAACTAAGAAAGGCTTCCATGGTCCCAGATTCCTCAAACATTTTATAGGTGACATCCAGCCAAATAATCTTCTAAAATATGATATCATAGCAATAAAGTGATTTCCAAATTCTTTCATGGCAAATAACTTAAATTCATATAAATTTCTATATACTTGTTAGGGTGCACCAAGGTCTACTTTTGTACTATAAATACATGGAAGCTAACATCGTAGGCATCAAGGATAAATTGCTATATTACTGCTTGGTCCGTTATTTGAAAAAGGGTTTtaacccgaaacgcgttatattggacattttaattatattctatttgtaactcaaaagcattaaaagattgcTATTTTCAAGATTCCTACCGCATTGGGACTGTGGATTTTTTTGGGTACCGGCACTATAAGCGCTCCTCGTGTACTCCTCTTTTGCTTTTTTTCTAAATTGGGCAATGGCACCTAAACAGTGCTGTCATTGGTGGGGAGCGGTGGGTTGCCATTTCTATTCAGTAGAATTTATTACAACCATATTAAAGGATATTTTATGAGTGATCAGTTTCCTTAACATTTAGACAACTATAGAAAAATATGAAAAGcaagaataaaatataaaataaattaaataagtaatacttcaaatcacccccatttccctagaacacatatataaataaacaaataaaataatataaaatctaGGTATCCCCTCATCCCAATATGCCCTATctgacaaaatataaaaataatcatcCCAGATGCTGAACACAATAAAGAAAGAAACAtccaaattaaaactttttatcatttTGCCACCCATAAAAATTTCAAAATGATCTCAAAATGAATAAACTtctgttgcattttttttttaaagtttttaagacATAACATCTGGGATTATCCAAAGATAAGGAGGATGTGTCATTTGAACatttgcacagtgaaagccgtaaaaagcaAATCCTTCTGCCTTTTTTTGTTAATTCCACTGCATTTACATTTCCCCCCACATTTCCAGTACACTGCATTTTACAATATTAAAAGGTGCTACTAGAAAGAACAATTAGTCATTCAGATTACATGCAATAAAGCTCTATAAATGCAaagataaaaagttatgcattgtGGAAGACAAgaattgaaaaatggaaaagggtcTTAAGCTAAGTGTATAAAACTGATGACCGGACCCTAGAAAGGGTCATTAAAATGAGATTGTCAGGGGTGAGTTTTACCCTCAATGGTGCAGTTTACTAAAATTATGGAAACTATGTTAACTGTGTAGCGCACAGGGAAAGTACTGCAAACTTGGTTCCTTTTAAGTCAATGCAGAAAGAAAGGGAGAAAACATGACCCTAAATTACTGCACTGAGAAGGTAATGTGCATAACGATAAAAGTTAAATCTTCTTTAGTATGATAGATTGCAGTGAAACAGAAGGGGTATgtgtaaaaaaaacccataaagtaCTCTGCATAATGTTGATATTACTTGTGATACAGTAGGGAAGTTATCATTTTAGATATGGAAAGTCCAGAGCAGTACAGTGAGAGTGCAAAGCCACAAGGTCTTGGCCAGCATCCACTTGTATATATGTAGGGGGAAGGTAACACTCCACATCCAAAAGATTGTATTAAAAGGAAAAGGTTATTTCACATGCCCATCACATAAATAACTCCTTTTACTTTTTTAtggtcatagatagatagatagatagatagatagatgattagatgatagatagatagatagatagatagatagatagatagatagatagatagatagatagatgtgtcaCAACTTCAGCATCAAAGTGATTACCTGAAACCTTTGTAATATGTCATCAGATAGGACATGTAAGAATTATTTTTCTGCTGGATTGTGTATAAAAGCAGACAAAAGGGGCTACAGTAAGACCCATTTAACTTTTATGGATGCCATTTATTTTTTGTGCAGGAATAAGACCGTTTAAAATAATGATTTGAAGACTGGACTTTGTTCCCTTTAAATTCGACCTTGAATGTCTTCAGTACGGTTACATGGAGTAATGAACACTTGTATTTGGCTGTAAATTCATTTTGGAGCAACAACAAGATGCATTTGTTAATCTGTGGCAAGCGGGTTTCAAAATACCCTATTGCATCACATTCTGTTTTTATCTTGTGTTCAAACAGGATCAAACCACATACTAAGAAGTATTAAGCAGTTATTGCCTATGAAACGAAATCTGCTTTATGGCTCTGTGTTTTATCTTCACTTGTATATCACACAGTGTATATGGATTTTTTATCTATTCTAATAGGATCTGTGAAGGAAATTGTTAGTTTGACATCCTGCCCAAATAAAATACTTTCCTTCTCCAGCTCCTTGTTACAGCATTATGGTGGTCCTTTGTTTGTCCTCACTGATGGTAGACATACTTCGCATTGCTATTAAAGGACTCAAAAATAGGTATTCTAATGCACTTATCGCAATTACAGggggtgtttttaaaaaaaaaaacacagggtcTGAAGATTTGGCAATCTAGGTGAATCGTGGGCCAGCACATGTCTAATTTATAGAATTGCtggacatttaaaggggtattgcggAAATATGAACGTCTCTTACAAAAACtcataatgttataaataaattaatataacaaaagtcaatgtcattagtcacaaaatgcaacttaaatagtttgattttatgattcacaaaatgttatgagcTTTCAAAAGtaggccgccactggaaactacaagtcctatGATACGTTACTCCTcattaaggctaaattcacacaaacatatggtggacgtatatatggccgatgtatatacaacgtgtatacgtcccccatacacttcaaagGCCTTGCGAAgccgtacgggagcagtacggtgcagcacacgtgcgtcaCTGTAgccgtaggacatgtcctatccttctacAGAAAATGTCACTGTGcgctgtgtatttctatggagaggggtgggcaaCCACAGTGTGAATGCGcaataactcctcctccctcttatgctctgctcccagtgatgatgtaacagactgtcctactctgttaccatagtaatgatgtataactgtcatcactgcacattgcctcactgagatgacatctcaccacaacactggccttaCTGCATGTACTACAACCAACCCACTACGGACAAACTtattggtgatcacatgacctgcccaggcaggtgcaggacatgtgatgtggaaatGTGACCAGTGACCATCTTCTGTCCTCAGTTCTGAAGGACATTCTGAGGACCGCTGTGTTGAGAACTCGCATGCTTATACTGCATGAAGGTCCCTCTTTCTTCTAATATAGTTGTAGAAGTATGAAGCTTAGTAGGTGATCAATGGGCCCATAGTCCCCTTCCTTTAGCCACCCCACAAAACCTTCTGTTCTATAAACATCCAAGTATATTGAACACATTTATACTGCCCCATTTATGCCTTCATATAGTCCCCACACTTAAAATGCCTTACTTCCAGTAGCCCCTTCTTCCCACTTTTCTGTGGCAACCCCTTTCTGATTCCCTTCTCACCAGCTCCTGCACTGTTTTCTCTTGTCTGCTATGTATGGCTCGGAAGCCAGCAGGGATAATGACATCCTTCCAGccttcacagcagcacagagtggtggattagggggctgctggctttgTGTTTCACCATCGCATATAACTATCTGAGCCAAAAGTATGCAGATAGAATTAAAATCTGGGATATACCTCCTGCTGCCCAGGAAAGTAACACATATCCCAAAATGTAGGACTTTCCTTGGGGCTGTATATGCAATGAGCACTGAGATGGCAGTCTTTTACATAGCACTAAATTCCGGACACAAAAGCCTCTGTAGACACTGTAAGTAGTATAAAGAAGTAGTATGGAGATCCATCAAGAACATTTTGTAAAGGAGATAGTAACTAAAGCTTAGTGTAATATAGaatcaatacaatggggcagatttacttacccggtccattcgcgttccagcggcgcgttctgtgcggtggtttcgggtcttccagcgattcactaaggcaattTCTCCGACGTCCTCCAGGTGTCGCTgcggcgctgaagtccgccgaggttcgccggagttcacgatccattgctgggtccgaatcagttgggtttttcgttcggccatgccccccgatttccgtcgcgtgcacgccagcgatgatgcgccacaatccgatcacgtgccaaaaacccggggcaattcagggacaatcggcgcaaatcggaaatattcgggtaacccgacgtaaaaacgcgattcgggcccttagtaaatgacccccaatatgtatcaCTGACATAAGGGTCATTTCTAAACTAAAACCAAAGCACAAAAAAGGTACTAGCTGAAAACCTGTAACCATAGTAGCATAGTACATATTAATAAATAGAGGACATATACActgatttaaatacattttaagatgaTAAGAAGAAGCAGTGCAGTCTCCAGGATTATGATTATCTATGTTATCCACCGATCTGCACTCAGCATTTGAACCAGGGTTCATGAAGAAGTAACGCCATGACATCTCTAATAAGTGCCCACAatagaagtacaggcagtcctcgggttacatacaagatagggtctgtaggtttgttcttaagttgaatttgtatgtaagtcggaactgtatattttatcattgtaatcccagacagaaatttTTTGATctttgtgacaaatggattttaaaaatattgggttgttataagaatcaggattaacaataaagcttcattacagacacctgtgataactgttatttctgttt
Proteins encoded:
- the MYF5 gene encoding myogenic factor 5 produces the protein MEMVDSCHFSPSEFFYDSSCIPSPEEEFTDDFEHGMSVFGAHKKAFQESDEEEHVRAPNGHHQAGHCLMWACKACKRKSSTMDRRKAATMRERRRLKKVNQAFETLKRCTTTNPNQRLPKVEILRNAIKYIESLQDLLREQVESYYSLPGQSCSEPNSPVSSCSDGMVECSSPQWSRRNNSFDNTFCSDLPTSFPANKLTALSSLDCLSNIVDRITSAEQCVLPLQDSISSSPSNSTDSISSTPDTPDSRPVYHVL